The genomic window TAGATGTTAATGTCTCTAAAGTAAACCTTCTTTTGgttaagaagaataaaaagaacatttgaagGCTTCATAAATAGGATGGAATAAGTACAAATGCATCTTTCAACTGTTTTCTCCAAGGACATTCAGTACTGAGCTCTTCTAGTAGTTGGAACATCCTACGTTTTAAAGGGGTGCTGATCCTTGAAACAAAGTTCTTTCAGGAAGCATGTTTCAGGGACCCTTCATTCTTGTAGCAGTAAGTTTTCTCAAGTTTGCTAAGTCTATCAGATCCTGAGTAGTCAGTATTTACAAATAGCTTACACACCAGCACACTTACTAGGCTGTAATGTGGTGGTTACAGAGGGTCACTGGAGCTGGGCTAGTTTCAATGTCCACATCCCGGATAGGCTTCAATGTGTGGCCTTGTGGCAGTCACTCCtgtttgtcaatttgacaaaagaTGATGTAGTACAATGGCTCTTGAAAGTTATGTGTAGCATATGTTCATACTTCTCAGCCTTTAAAGCCAAGAGTCAACTAAATTCTTAGTCATTATCAATTAGACAGCTCATGTCATTTTGTTTAAAGCAGCTGTGTGAACCTGGGATGAGTTTACTCAGTCTTATGTACAGTCCCTAACAACAAAACCCTCCCTTTCCACATCCTACTTCACAGGGTTGTTGGGATAAATTAGGTGGCCTGatctactttaaattttaaaaacagtactTGCACTTTGAAAGTGTTACTTAGATGTGAGTTATTTTATGCTCTGATGGACTGGCCCATGTTCCAATAGAGTAAACTTATAATGAGATGTTAAAGAATGTGTTCAAACCAGATCTCCTAGGAAGCAGGATTGAGGAGATGCTGTAACATACAGCACCTGTCACTAGCAGAAACCATCTGAAATAATGATGTGCTCCAGCTTCAAAGAGCTGACTGGATGAAAATATTGAACTAAAATGGTACATTTGTTTAAGAGATTAATAAACCTATTGTGACAGTTCTTTAGTTATTATTAGGTCAATTTTTTGCTAGTCTCTTTATGATGCAATCTCCTCTTATAATAAAGCAACTGAGAAGGGAATGTTGGATTCTTTGAGAGTCAGAGGCCCTAAATATTATTTGAAGCCAAACTTAACATTTCTACAGAAATTTTTAGGTTTCAAATAATCATTAACTGTGGCTTAAGTTAGTGAATAATTTTGGCTCACCTATTTGCTTATGCTGCAAAGGGATTCCCAGTCCTTCCTTAATCTTATATATCTAATTCTCAGGTCAAGTCACAAAATACACCTGCTGCTTTACTGGTGACAACACTGTGAGGGACTTGAAATGGACCTAAGTTTCATGACCCAGAGGctgcttgtaaaaaaaaaaaaaaaaaaaagcaaaaaccacatTGTTAAAAACATCAATAGCAGGAACTGCAAAGTCCAGGGAGAGaaccaagactcagaaagatgaacaggAAATGTTCTTTCTCTAATGTGGCTCCTGGCTcacaagtttttgttgttgtatgtgAGAATGAATATGTACAGAGGCCCAGAAACTACAAAAGGACACAAgatagaacaaaaagaatttaagggagaaaggctGAGAAGAATAGTAGAAGGAAGACAGGTGATGACAGTGGAAGCAGAGCACACTGGTGGAGGAAGGGATTAAGTGCAGACAAGGaacatggagaggaagagaagagggtagGGGAGAGCATCACCTACAACAAGTACATATGAAAGTATGGAGTACATATGGAGACCCACTACATTTATAAGCTagtttaaacaacaacaataataaaaaattcttgTTAAAccgatgacagcttatgctggagaggatgtgaggtaaagggaacactcttccgttgctggtgggagtgcaaagttgtacagctgctttagaaatcagtatggagatttctcagaaagttaggaaaacaATCTACTGGCAATACTGCTGTCGGGTATCTATCCAAAAGGCGCTCAATCTCACCACAGGACACGTGCtcagctatattcatagcagcattattcataacagccagaacctggaaacaaccttgatgcccctcaactgaagaacagataaaaaaaatgtggaacatttacaatggagcactacacagcagtaaaaaataatggcatctcaAAATCTTAAGGCAAAtgagatggatctagaaaaaactatattgagtgaggtaactcagatccagaaagacaaatataatatgtactcactcacaagtggtttctagacataaagtaaaggaaaaaaaaaaacaacctaggtccacaaccccagacaacctagacaacaaaaaggaccctaagagagacatacatggatctacaaaagagaaaaagacaagatttcctgagtaaattgggagcatgggggtcacgggagagggtagaaggaagggagagggagggaggggaggggagaaaaatgtatagctcaataaaaacaataaaagttctTGTTAACAGAGAAGATGGTTCTGTTTTCTTAGCAGACTATTTTGTTTAAATcttaacaaatgagagaaatAGATTACAGAGTGATCCAAACAATCATGAATCATTAAAATTAGAGCTGTACAATAATGGATTGTTatgattccccccaccccatttacAAGTAGACTTCTTAAGGAGGTTAAGTTCTTTGCCACAGTacgaagcaaagaaagaaaggaaaataagtttCTTTTGGACGTCTTCCTGGAAGATAAAGCCCccaaaatgttaaatataattaGTAACAGAATGATGGtttatgaaaacaaattaaatatgaTGTCTGTTTTTATAATCTAAGATAGAGTAAAAATATAGTGCTTTGAAACTTACGTTATTGGAATGTGACATGTTTATTTAAAGGGCATTGATTCCtaccttatttgtttgttttggctgctTGAGACAGTCCTgatctatagcccaggctggcctcagatcttCCTGTTTGCATtctgagttttgggattacaggAATAACTCACCTTGCCTAGCTCCTATTATTTTAACAGCAGTGCATACCACATAAGCAATGTAGTCTGCTGACTATCAGTTTCTcacaaaaaaataacatttaatagtGGCCGGTAACAGAAGTAGGGTATTTTTAAGGGTATTTAAAGGTATATTAAGGGTATTTTTCTATAACACCCTATACTAACAGATTTAGAAATGATTTTTCCCCCCTTAGGATTAAAGAAGGATACTGAACTACTTAAAAATCCTTTATTATCACTTCTATAAACtataagaaattatataaattataaggGATTTTTATCAAGTAATAATGTAGAAAATTTAGTACCAGGTAAATGATGTAAGAAATGTTGAATGTAACATTGTAAAGCTGCTACCGGCAAACTAGTAATATTTCTcttggtgcattttttttttttttttaccttaaaagTAACAAATGCAACTTGAAAAAAACCTGAGTTTGGGGCTTATAAAAGCCCATTTGCTAAAAACAGTAGAGGTAAAAAAATATATGGTTTTACCATAGATCCTCTTCAAATAATATACTCATGCTATCACTCTGACACTTGAAATATGAATCACAAGAGTTTAGTAATGAACCATGGAGACCCAGATCAGTGTTTTGTGAACTCTTGTTTGGCTACATTTGTTTCCAACAGTTAAGTGTTAACAAGTCCAAGCTCATGCACATTCAAGTTTGGAAGAACCACCTTGCCACTAAAGTTAAGGCTTTGGAATGATGCTTACTATAAAATCCAAAGTACTTGTGAGCTACAGTGGGGGCTGGACGGCAAACTAAAGTCTAAATACTTGTTTttgtaaatgatattttaattccTACTCGATGGAATATATGGAGCTGTTATCACAAAATTATGACTAAGACCACATGGTTTGCAAAGGCACAGAACACTGGCACCCTAGCCCTAATCCATGGTATGCttgtctcatgtagctcaggctggtctggaactctttaGCCTGCCTCTActacccaagtgctgagattataggagaTTGGCCTATATTTTTATAGCATTGATATTCAGTGCTTACAGTCCAAAGAATTTCCTGGTAAGGACTTTTTAGGGCAAAAAGGAGAACTTCATTCAACTGAGCTAATTATAATTCCAAATGACACATGATTACAGAGTCTATTTTTGCTTTGATAAAAACAGGCTGAACCACAGTGAGCTTGGCCCTTATATCACTCGATGCTGTGTTATTAGTCACTACTCTTCTCTCATGGGTGTCAATATCACACACTCACTTTACCAATTCTCTGGTCTCAGTGAACACATTGTACCTCTAGGCGTGGAGCAGCCTTGGATCAGCTCTTTCCTTTGGTAAAAATCCCATCTAGAATAcagttgaaaatgttttctttgaatcgactttctttgctttctgttttttaaggGTTTACTACCATTTCTTATCTAATGTTTAATGAATCCCCTTTGTATGATCCACTATAAGGCATTGGCTCATTAATTAAAAAAGTCTTTTTGTCAGTTGGGAGAaacacccccccaacacacataataataaacaaacaaacccccaaaccaaCAAATAACCCCCCTGCAAAAAAACTGGGAAGTAAGCACATGTGGTTAGATCTCAGTCTTGAAATAGAAGCCTGATGatatctgtggatctctgcatttttCTAATTTATCAGCTCAGCAATTAAACTtaagtcttcatttctttctatctatAGATATAGGTACGTTCCATACCTCACAAACTGCTCTGATTAATTccaaaggcatttttttaaaaaaatttatttatttatttattatgtatacaatattctgtctgtatgtctgcaggccagaagagggcaccagacgccattacagatggttgtgagccaccatgtggttaccgggaattgaactcacgacctttggaagagcaggcaatgctcttaaccacacaTTTACCTAGTTATTTTTTTGATATGGATCTAAGAGTAGAACTCAACACCAGTGTTGAGGGCGCACTGTAGAGCTCTAAGGAGATAGTGAGTAAGTGTTAAGACAAGTATTTATCTTCCCCCGTTCTCTCTATTATATTGAAACTCAAGCAGCATGTGCAAAGCCCACCTTCAGTCTTTGTTACAATAAAAACTATTCTCTACGGATTACATAAATATTTTGCATCAGGACTTGACAAAtctttatatatacacacttactaattttaatttctttttctttttccttactgCTTTCTTTTAGCAGGCTGTAATCTAAGATCCCAAGTGGAAATGAGTCAGTGTATGGTCATAAAATGCAAACTTGGTGACTTACTCTATAGAGATTTCTTCCCTTATAGAATACAACACAGCTAGAATGGTTGTTAGTAATTAGCTATTCCCAAGGCTGAATCCTGTACTCTTACTGTGTATTAACAAAGACAGGAACATCAGAAAACTCCTAGACTCATCACTGTCTCAATGATATCAACAAACTAGAGAGCTCTTAAGCACTTCTGATCTTCCTCAGTATAGACTACAGAAAATAAAGTGTAAAATTCCTAACCGCTGTTAAAGTGTGCTCTATCACCCTGTACCAGGATGCAAATTTACTCATTCATGATAACATTTTTATGCCATTAATGCTTGCTTACTTTAGCTGACTTCTTTTActtaacaagattttttttaagaaggaaactAGGCCAAGCACAAACTGGAAGCAAACAGTCTGTAGCCAGCAATTACAACCAACACTGTTCTAggtctcaatttctttttttttaatatttatttatttatttatttatttatttatttatttatttatttatttaagatttctgtctcttccccgccaccgcctcccatttcgctccccctccccaatcaagtccccctccctcatcagcccaaagagcaatcagggttccctgccctgtgggaagtccagggaccacccacctccatccaggtctagtaagatttCTGTTTCTGCAGTCACACTCAGTTTAGTTAAAATAAGCGATAAAATGAACATTGACCTTACCTTAGACAGAAGCAATTTCACACAGGAAACATGACCCTCATAGACAGCAGACAGAAGAGGGGTAATATGATGTTTATCTGGAGCCTATAGACATCAAAGAGATAATTTTatgtacttttcttctttttaaatcttctttctATATCTAACTAGGGAATTCTTAAATGAATTCTCAAAATTAATAccatttttccttctgtaaaaAAATTACAAGTTTCCAGTCATTTAAAAAGTTATCAAGAAGCAAAAGTACACACATAGTGTCTTCTCTTGGCAATCAGCATGGAGAGGAAATCTGACCTAAACTCGAATCTTTTATCTGCCCCTTATGTGACTAGTTTCTCCACACTTAGCTTCTCCACTATTGTAGAAACACCAGTGTGgttcagaagggaaggaggaggtaaAAATACCAATAAGGAGACAAGACTAGACAGCCAAGTTGGGTCAACTGACATATTAAAAAGTTTTCTCTTTCACTATTATTATCATCTAAACGATTTCCTAAAATCCTGAAATTACAACTCCTGCCTAATGACTTTGTCACATTTATCTCATGGTCTAGGCTAGTGTAGCCTACCACTTCCAGGTCCTATGCTCCATTACATGACAGACAGCATCTACTACCTACAGTGGTAACTCACCAAGCTTTAGAACTTGAAAACCAATAGCCAAGTGGGGGAGACGATAAACAGTTCATGAACAAAAAAGAATGGTTTGTGTAGGACTGTATTATTTAAAGTAACTCATAAACCTACAGCAAAGAATTCCTTGAAACATGACAGACTTTTCTAGAATGACATCTATTATACATATACCATTAAGTACTAATGTATGTGTAATACATACATTAATATCTGCTCCTTTCAGCAGCAGAAATTCCAGGATTTCCAGCTGTCCACAATCTGCTGCGTAATGAAGAGGCTTCCTTCCACCTTCTAGTGTCCGGTTAACATCTTCTCCCTTGTCAGAGCagccaaataaaaacaacatttataTGGATAAGAGACTGAAGAGGGAAACAAAACGAggcatctgatttttttttaaaaaaaagtttctataaAAACTTGAGTTTTACGAAAATTCTGTTTTTtgcaaagtaaaatgaaaatgtaaagaagTCACAGTCTGCATAATAACATATGGTACTCAGATTAGGCAAGCTGAAAACAATTTAAGTAATAATGCTAAACGCAATGAGATGTATGTTTCATTACCTCAAATGAGTTCAGTCAGCATACTGTCGATATGCAACCACAGAAGACTGCTAAGTTCAAGAACTaagattttgtattttctatgaCTATATGATTATCAGAAATTAAACTTATAATCATTTAATTCTTTCGGTATTTACTAAAGTGGTGCAGTAAAGCAAGCACACCGCCAGGCATTAGGAAGACAAAGGTGAACAAAAGCAGGCATGGTTTCTAATGAATGCAACTTACCACTTAGTGTGTGGAGATGAcctaatttgaaaatattagtgTTCTATAACCAAAAACAGTAACTCATCATCGCATGGTTACCAGAAGATCATGACTTAATCTTGATAACAGGGATGCAGTGTTAAGACATTATCTTTTCTAGTGACCAACTTCTGTATTTTTGGTACTGTACTATATACATACTTTCTAATCTTCAAACTACCCTTGGATAAGGGCCTTTTTATACATCAAATGTAAAGctaaaaaagaatagtttttctTTCTACAGTGCCATGATACTTCTAATTCaaatttgcttcattttaaagGAGAGTTCCGATTTTACAGAGTAGCAAAATGCCTAAAAGTTTACTTTCTCAATAACAATACTATTCACTTAGCTTAGTCAATTCACCAAACCCTGGATAAAGATGTCAAAGCCTTAACATTCCATAGCCATTACCAGCCATGCTTTCAAGTGCCTCAATTTCCCATCCTTTTCACTTAGATCagtgctttccttccttctcattaATGCAAGTATGACAGATTCCCTAAGTCCATGCAAATTCAAGATTTCTCATATCCACATCATTTTTACAGATATGGTAAGCGTTCCCTCCCTCAAAACCACAGCAATCATTTGTATAAAGTGTTTTGCCACATTTCACatgtatattctttctttctcaatgaGATGCAAATTCCAGGAACagaaatcatatttttcttctttacctcTTCCTACAGTATGATGTATGGGTTAGGAATACACACTTCATCACCACTAGACACTAGGCAAGTTATttatgttctgtgtgtatgtgctttcATAATTTAAGATGGAGAGAGAGTGAAGTACTTGGCTTTCACAGAACTATTGTGGAGATTAAACTGGATGAGCCAAGCAAAGCACTTAACCCCAAACATATAGAGCACATATACTGTCTCTTTAGAAGAGCGAGTTTCACCAGAAATTAATTTCCTCTTCCGAGTTAATGGATGATAAAACAACCTTTCTGTAAGTTAAGATTACTATGGCAATTGAAAGCAGTGACTTCCAACAGGCTGTTTATTTAAGCCAATTCAGCCAAACATAGTTTACTGTGAGGACATTCCCTGATTTTCTGAGTTGTTTTGTAGTTGGATGATTTTGCTGTTGTGCACACATTatagaatagatttttaaaaataaagagtacTTAAAAACCTCTGATAGCTGCCACTCActggtgttttgttacagaacCACCATGTACATATGAGCTGTTTTTGAATGGAACATGTGACACCTGATGGTAACATCTGTTCCAACAGcgacttaaaatatatacatataaagacaGGCACATGGTATCTTAAGACCCCTGGAGGAGAATGGACAGTGTTCCAACTATTCCATGTAGTTCCAGGACCAGAGATTACTCACTTCCTAAACCTTAGATCCTTAACAGTAAGCTAGAGTGAAAATGTCTGTACACTCCACAATGGTTGAAGTTCAGCTGTGGGGATAAATAAAGAATATGCGGTATAATGCTtaatacagagaaaaatgtttaataaaagttAACTATCATTTTATGGAGCATTGGTGTTGGTTtaacccatctatccatccatcctatcCATTAATGgatgagtcagggtctcatgtagctcagactggagGTCTGAATGAAGGGACCATAGGCATACACATACCTGGTTTTATGTGGAACTGAAGACAGAACCTAGTATGCTGAGCAAGAAGTCCACTAAATACTCCTGATATTAATTTATACATGAACTAAAAGACTATCCAAAGCCGAGTTAAAGCAAGTTTCTGCAGAATGGTTGAAATATGAACATATGGCTTAACATTATATAGtttagaaacaaatttaaataataaaggtgATTTGCTGTACCATCTTACATTCTAGTCAAATGAAACACAAGTCGACAAGGGGTATTGATGAGATCACTGataaagtgatgtgggagtcttctgttttgtgttgatttcattggttaaataaaaaaaactgccttggccctttaatagggcAAAAATTAGGTaagcggagtaaacagaacagaatgctgggagaaagaagctgaatcagggagtcgccatgattctcccactctagacagacgcaggttaagatcttccctggtaagccacctcgtgggctacacagattattagaaatgggttagatcaatatataagagctagccaataagaggctgaaactaatgggccaagcagtgtttaaatgaatacagtttccataaaattatttcgggtaaagctagccaggtggcgggaagcagcccgctgctcctaacACTACAATAAAGTTAAGTTTTCctcccattattattattttcttttcatatcagTATTATCTGTATGGACCATTATATTGAAATACCCTTAATAAGTACCGAGGAGGTTACTTTTGTTACAATGACAATGCTCTAAATCATGTTGGATTCTTAATACAAGGCTGCAAAATACGTATGAAACAGTCATGTTTATACTTTGTTCTTTATTCCTTCACACTTGCATTACAATTCTTATTTTAGCTGACAAGTGACAACACTGCAAAGACTGTGAGTGACCAAAAATACAGGATTCTCTCTGCAAAGCAGCACTGAGAAGTTACAGCATTAAATGTACTAGACAAGCGAAAGGCTTTAAGATAATGTCTTTTTTACAGTcaccaaaataaaattagaaaaagtaacttaaagcaaagcaaaaaggaCAAAAGAATAGAAGGTCAGAGTAAAAATCAAGTAAACTGAAAACAGGACACCATGGAGAGCAATAAAAAGGTGACAGGAAGATCAATGCAGCTGCTAAGCTATTCTGAAACATGAACAGAAGAGAAGGTAAAGCATATTAAATGCCAGCACCAGACTCTACAGATACCTCACAAGGAAACTTACAAATACTTTCGGAAGTCTTTGGACCTGTTCTACacatttcagaaaacagaagggaTGGGAAGATTTATCAACTAATTCTGAGGTTGGCATTAGTCTTCTAAGGAAGATGAAGACATTACCAAAAGCTTGCTTTAAGAATCACACCCTCTGAGATGTTAGGAACCCTCCCCTGGTTATTTAAATCTTAAACTTTCATTATCTGCTTACTTCCTATTTTCTGTGAAGAGATGGGTATTTAACCATGCAAAAAGAGCTCTGTGCAGAAGCATTAGGCTTCAGGCAACTGCTGCTACCTAGCATATGGGTAGCAATACGCTGTGGACCTTAGTTGGTGGCTGCATCCAAATCGTCTAtagctcccttttctctctcccaggtAAAGGTCCTCAGATATTATGTTATTATGTTAGTCTACAACTTCCCTGCTTTCTCACCTCCTAGACCAGGAAAGACTTTTATGCACACATGGCTGTAAAAACAGTTCTCAAAAAGACAAAGTGCTACAAGTATACTTAATATCTGACATAAACAGGTTCAACAAAACAGATTTAACACAAcaccaaataaaatagaaaaaaaatattttcaaagtaaaaatgttgtttaaaatGCACTGTTATTATGAATTGTACTTATAAAAGTagacaaagattaaaaaagataaaacctGGTACTAGAAAAAGACCTACTACCTAACTTGATTTAACTCAACAAATAATTAGTGTTTAAATTAGACAGTTTTTACTTGCTTGAAATGAAACAGGAAGTCCTGACTGAATAAAAGAATTAGCTGCCTTTTGGGGAAAGCAAATATGAGTGCCATTAAGTTTTGTGTCCTAAGAACAGCAAAATTATAGGAATTGAACCAAGAGAATGATCAAAATCTTCCCTCCCTGGCAGCTTCCCTTTTACTGTGAATTAACTTTCAGGTATGCGCGTCTCTTCTTGTTACATTCTGAAGGCCCACAGATAGGGCCAGAGACTGCAACTTTACTTCCATCACCACGACTGGTATTACTTTCAGACCTCAACCAGAATTTACTGTGACTCTGCTTATGACTGCGCATATTCTAGGCAAGAATATTAACAAATGATAAAGGAGaatgcaaaacaaaaagcagagataATAATTTTGTACTTAAACATGCTTAAGTTAGTCGTGTGTCTTTACGTGGACAACAGCAagaaaactgatgaaaacagCACTGACAAGAAGCATGCACCCCAGTTCTCTGCATCTAAGGCACAGCAGCCATGAGTAAAAAACAGCAACATTTACCAGGTTTATTCTCCCAGTTTTCTTCAAtctttgtctattttttcttAGCTGGTCTTAACATGGAatagaaacatgcatacaaatctgtggaatgtgtgtgttgtgtgtgtgtatgcgcgcgcgtgcatgcgtaTGTGTAAAAACTACCTAATACAAATGGAACACTGTACTGTTTGTTGACGACCACCACTCAGATCCTGTATGGCATATACATTTAGAGGCACAGATTTCCCCTTTAACTCCAGATCTTTTCTATGGATCTTAAACACACTAGGTTAGGTTCAtgtgaacaacaaaaataaagacataaaaacgTTTGATATTAAATGGCCACCTGACTCCTGCTGATAactttctttaaatgaaaaaaaacatttctcttcctttggttTCTAAATAAGCAGTTTGTGAAACCAAGATCTACAGCATGAGTTCATATTGTACTGTCACAAGAGACTAATGTCCTCCAAAGTTACTGAAAAGCAGGCTATGTGTGACAATTTTGTAGGACAGCATGTAAATTAACACCAGACACCTGACTGAGtagaaagcaaacagcaaatgTATTAAATTCTACAGTTGAGCCAATGTTCAGTCAGCATTAAGTATTCCCTGTCTCTTTAGAATTTTTAAGATAGTAAGACCCTTCTGAGATGACTATTCGGgcccccacttcctttcttctcccacatGTACCCTATTTTCTCACCCCACCCACCTCACTAGTTAAAACTTTCACCTCAGGATGTGATTTTGCAGAGAATTACATCACTGTACCCGTGACATTAAGAGTGTAGAGCAGTTCCAGAATTACAAATTACAGCAGAGCAGTGGGTTCAAATCTACCTGTGAAGGCAATGCAGTCAAAAGGTGAGAAAAGCTTTGATACTTTATCTGGAACTTTCTAATACTGAAAAACTGACAACAGAAAGTAAAAAGGTATGATATATATCTCTGACCTTTCCCCTGCCTTCTAAAAAGTTAATTAGTATATAAATAAGCTATAAATCTTCAAatgttattaatataatttagTAACATAAAGTTCATTGAAAGTAATGAATAGTAATTCCCACAACTATATTTAATAGGTACATGCtcaattaatatataataatgtagCCTCTTAAACTACTTATTACTAGTTAAAATCAAGACCACAGTGATCACTTCCTACAGCTGAGCAGGGCACTCATCTCAGACAGCTTCCTAATTGAGAGGTAGCTCACTGACAGACTACTTAAGGAACACTCCCGTAGTGGGCAGTGATGGCTGTAGATCTTCTACAAATGATCTtacaggaaagacagaaaaaaatgttactattcacagtattaaaaaaaaaaacccacacatttAAGAATAAAGGTTACAAAATTTGGTGAGCAAGTACTTctggatttgtgtgtatgtatccgTATATGTGTATACGATagacttttcttatttatataccAGTACTAGTGAAGTGAAAAATACAGTGTGCTACAAAAAATTTTAAgcctaggccgggcgatggtggtgcaNNNNNNNNNNNNNNNNNNNNNNNNNNNNNNNNNNNNNNNNNNNNNNNNNNNNNNNNNNNNNNNNNNNNNNNNNNNNNNNNNNNNNNNNNNNNNNNNNNNNGTCAAGTATTTTAAGGCAACACAGTTTTAGCTATCTACCTTTCTGACCTATAATAAAAAGGGTTTGAAGAAGAAACTATGAAGTTAGCCCCTAATGGTATTCCCCTACTCAAGCATTTACTTCAACTTAGCATTCTTTTTTGTTCAAAATAACCAGTTAAGTGATTCAAATTACAGAAAATCCTTAAATTTTATACAGGTAGTTTGTTTGCTAAATGACCCTTAATTTTTCTCCTAAGGTCTGAAAGTCGTTAGTCAAACATATATTTTGCAACTAGAA from Microtus ochrogaster isolate Prairie Vole_2 unplaced genomic scaffold, MicOch1.0 UNK4, whole genome shotgun sequence includes these protein-coding regions:
- the Mtpn gene encoding myotrophin, which produces MCDKEFMWALKNGDLDEVKDYVAKGEDVNRTLEGGRKPLHYAADCGQLEILEFLLLKGADINAPDKHHITPLLSAVYEGHVSCVKLLLSKGADKTVKGPDGLTALEATDNQAIKALLQ